One part of the Parabacteroides distasonis ATCC 8503 genome encodes these proteins:
- a CDS encoding Gfo/Idh/MocA family protein: MNKKIRFAVIGCGHIGKRHAEMITRDEGAELVALCDIRPKEELGIEAYVVPFARDIDELFRLGLDIDVVNICTPNGLHAEMAIQAIESGHHVVIEKPMALTLADAEKVVYTSLRFRKQVFCVMQNRYSPPSVWIKEMVESGKLGQIYMVQLNCYWNRDERYYKPGGWHGDAALDGGTLFTQFSHFIDIMYWLFGDICNIQTHFADFNHEKLTAFEDSGFVNFNFVNGGMGSLSYSTAVWDKNLESSMLIVAENGSVKIGGQYMNEVEYCHIKDYEMPELAPTNPGNDYGPYKGSAQNHNFVIRNVVNVLSGAPGEIITTNVLEGMKVVDIIRRIYAGKSVK, from the coding sequence ATGAATAAGAAGATACGTTTCGCCGTGATCGGCTGTGGTCATATAGGTAAGCGTCATGCCGAGATGATTACCCGGGATGAAGGGGCGGAGTTGGTCGCTTTATGTGATATCCGTCCGAAAGAGGAGCTGGGGATCGAGGCTTATGTGGTCCCTTTCGCCCGGGATATAGATGAACTATTCCGTTTGGGATTGGATATAGATGTGGTGAATATTTGTACACCCAACGGCTTACATGCCGAGATGGCGATCCAAGCGATAGAGAGCGGACATCATGTGGTCATAGAAAAGCCGATGGCCTTGACCTTGGCGGATGCCGAGAAAGTGGTTTATACCTCGTTGAGATTCCGTAAGCAGGTATTTTGCGTGATGCAAAACCGATATTCCCCGCCTTCGGTCTGGATCAAGGAGATGGTTGAGTCCGGAAAATTAGGCCAGATTTATATGGTGCAGCTGAATTGCTACTGGAACCGTGATGAACGCTACTATAAACCCGGAGGATGGCATGGCGACGCTGCCTTGGATGGTGGTACCTTATTCACCCAATTTTCCCATTTCATCGACATTATGTACTGGTTATTCGGGGATATCTGTAATATCCAGACCCATTTCGCCGACTTCAACCACGAGAAACTGACCGCCTTTGAGGATTCCGGTTTCGTGAATTTTAATTTCGTGAACGGTGGAATGGGCAGTTTGAGCTACTCTACGGCGGTATGGGACAAGAATCTGGAAAGCAGCATGCTGATCGTGGCCGAGAATGGCAGCGTGAAAATCGGCGGTCAATATATGAATGAGGTAGAATATTGCCATATCAAGGATTATGAGATGCCGGAATTGGCCCCTACCAACCCCGGCAATGATTATGGCCCTTACAAAGGCTCCGCTCAAAACCACAACTTCGTGATCCGTAACGTAGTCAATGTCCTTTCCGGCGCCCCCGGCGAGATCATAACGACCAACGTCTTGGAAGGTATGAAGGTGGTGGATATTATACGGAGGATTTATGCGGGGAAAAGTGTGAAATAG
- a CDS encoding DegT/DnrJ/EryC1/StrS family aminotransferase — protein MLEKQIQMVDLRRQYERLRSEINPAMQTVIDACAFINGPQVKEFCNHLSGYLGVPYVIPCGNGTDALQISLMALDLHPGDEVIVPAFTYIAAAEVALALGLVPVLVDVDPGTFNIDPEKIEDALSEKTRAIIAVHLFGQCCDMEPILRIASRHNLYVIEDNAQSIGANYTFSDGTVKKACTIASIGTTSFFPSKPLACYGDGGAMFTSDARLAERLRMIANHGQKVKYHHALVGCNSRLDTLQAAVLDVKLRYLDEFAAARCKVAARYDAAFSGLDAVRKPLKSAFSSHVYHQYTVQLAVEKRDQVQAALKERGIPSMIYYPLPLQEQEVMRGRCRISGDLNVASRLSRSVLSLPIHTEMTEEEQAYIIESIKSVL, from the coding sequence ATGCTAGAGAAACAGATACAGATGGTAGATCTGCGGAGGCAGTATGAACGTTTGCGTAGCGAGATCAATCCCGCCATGCAAACGGTGATAGATGCTTGTGCCTTTATCAATGGCCCTCAGGTGAAAGAATTTTGTAACCATTTATCAGGTTATTTAGGTGTTCCTTATGTGATCCCGTGCGGCAACGGTACGGATGCCTTGCAAATCTCCTTGATGGCATTAGACTTACATCCGGGCGATGAGGTGATCGTTCCTGCTTTTACGTATATCGCCGCGGCTGAGGTCGCTTTGGCTCTTGGCCTAGTGCCGGTATTAGTGGATGTAGATCCCGGTACATTCAATATAGACCCGGAAAAGATAGAAGATGCCTTGTCTGAAAAGACGAGAGCTATTATCGCAGTTCATCTTTTTGGCCAGTGTTGTGATATGGAACCGATCTTGCGTATCGCCAGCCGTCATAATCTATATGTGATCGAGGATAATGCCCAGTCCATCGGTGCTAATTATACTTTCTCGGATGGAACGGTGAAGAAAGCCTGTACGATCGCCTCTATAGGAACGACCTCCTTCTTCCCTTCGAAACCGTTGGCTTGTTATGGTGATGGTGGGGCGATGTTTACTTCCGACGCACGATTGGCCGAACGACTGCGAATGATCGCCAATCATGGGCAAAAGGTAAAATATCATCATGCTTTGGTGGGCTGCAACTCCCGTTTGGATACCTTGCAGGCCGCTGTCTTAGATGTTAAGCTTCGGTATTTGGATGAATTTGCCGCCGCTCGTTGTAAAGTGGCTGCTAGATACGATGCTGCCTTTTCCGGATTGGATGCTGTACGCAAACCACTAAAATCAGCCTTTTCATCGCATGTTTATCATCAATATACGGTACAGCTAGCTGTAGAAAAGAGGGATCAAGTACAAGCTGCGTTAAAAGAACGAGGCATTCCTTCTATGATTTATTATCCATTGCCTTTGCAGGAGCAAGAGGTGATGAGGGGTCGATGCCGGATTTCCGGGGATTTGAATGTCGCTTCTCGCTTGAGCCGATCCGTATTATCCTTGCCGATTCATACGGAGATGACAGAAGAGGAGCAGGCTTATATTATAGAATCTATAAAGAGTGTTTTATGA
- the metG gene encoding methionine--tRNA ligase has translation MEKHFKRTLITTALPYANGPVHIGHLAGVYVPADIYARYLRLKGEEVLMIGGSDEHGVPITLRAKKEGITPQDVVDRYHGIIKKSFEEFGITFDIYSRTTSATHHQMASDFFRTLYDKGEFIEKTSEQYYDEEAKQFLADRYIMGTCPHCGNEKAYGDQCEACGTSLSPTDLIDPKSAISGSKPVMRETKHWYLPLDKWEPFLRKWILEDHKEWKPNVYGQCKSWLDMGLQPRAVSRDLDWGIPVPVEGAEGKVLYVWFDAPIGYISNTKELLPDSWETWWKDPETKMVHFIGKDNIVFHCIVFPSMLKAEGSYNLPENVPANEFLNLEGDKISTSRNWAVWLNEYLVDMPGKQDVLRYVLTANAPETKDNDFTWKDFQARNNNELVAILGNFVNRALVLTDKYFEGKVPVAGELTDYDRQTLKDFADVKENVERLLDTYHFRDAQKEAMNLARIGNKYLADMEPWKLAKTDMPRVATIMNIALQITANLAIAFEPFLPFSMEKLNKMLNVEPLGWNRLGATDLLEAGHQLGKAELLFEKIEDSVIEAQVQKLLDTKKANEEANYKAKPIRENIEFDDFMKLDIRVGTVLECVKVPKADKLLQFRIDDGLEKRTIVSGIAQHYKPEELVGKQVCFIANLAPRKLKGIVSEGMILSAENFDGKLAVITPEKEVKPGSEVK, from the coding sequence ATGGAAAAACATTTTAAGAGAACGCTGATTACTACGGCGTTGCCGTATGCGAACGGACCGGTGCATATCGGCCATTTGGCCGGGGTATATGTGCCTGCTGATATTTATGCCCGTTACCTTCGTTTGAAGGGGGAGGAAGTGTTGATGATTGGTGGTTCGGACGAACATGGGGTACCCATCACGTTGAGAGCGAAGAAAGAGGGGATCACACCGCAGGATGTGGTGGATCGTTACCACGGTATTATCAAGAAATCGTTCGAGGAGTTCGGTATCACGTTTGATATCTATTCTCGTACTACTTCCGCTACGCATCATCAGATGGCCTCGGATTTTTTCCGTACATTGTATGATAAAGGCGAATTCATCGAGAAAACAAGCGAGCAATATTACGATGAGGAGGCGAAGCAATTCTTGGCCGACCGTTATATCATGGGTACTTGTCCGCATTGTGGAAACGAGAAGGCGTATGGCGATCAGTGCGAGGCTTGCGGTACGTCTCTTAGCCCGACGGATTTGATCGATCCGAAATCCGCTATCAGTGGCAGCAAGCCGGTGATGCGTGAGACGAAGCATTGGTATCTGCCTTTGGACAAGTGGGAGCCGTTTTTGCGTAAATGGATCTTGGAGGATCATAAGGAATGGAAACCGAACGTATATGGGCAGTGTAAGAGCTGGCTGGATATGGGACTGCAACCCCGTGCGGTGAGTCGTGATTTGGATTGGGGTATCCCTGTTCCCGTGGAAGGGGCGGAAGGAAAGGTGCTGTATGTCTGGTTCGACGCTCCGATCGGTTATATCTCTAATACGAAAGAGTTGCTGCCGGATAGCTGGGAGACTTGGTGGAAGGATCCGGAGACTAAAATGGTCCATTTCATCGGTAAAGATAATATCGTGTTCCATTGTATCGTGTTCCCTTCCATGCTGAAAGCGGAAGGTTCTTATAACTTGCCGGAGAATGTCCCCGCTAATGAGTTCTTGAACTTGGAGGGCGACAAGATCTCTACTTCCCGCAACTGGGCGGTTTGGTTGAACGAGTATCTGGTGGATATGCCGGGCAAGCAAGACGTGTTGCGCTATGTCTTGACGGCCAACGCGCCGGAGACAAAGGATAATGATTTCACATGGAAAGATTTTCAGGCTCGTAATAATAATGAGTTGGTCGCTATCTTAGGGAACTTCGTGAACCGTGCGTTAGTCCTTACGGATAAGTATTTCGAGGGTAAGGTGCCGGTGGCTGGCGAGTTGACAGATTATGATCGCCAGACCTTGAAGGATTTCGCGGATGTGAAAGAGAACGTGGAACGCCTGTTGGATACCTACCACTTCCGTGACGCTCAGAAAGAGGCGATGAACCTAGCCCGTATCGGAAATAAGTATCTCGCTGATATGGAGCCTTGGAAGTTGGCGAAGACGGATATGCCTCGTGTCGCTACGATCATGAACATCGCTTTGCAGATTACGGCTAATCTGGCGATCGCTTTTGAGCCGTTCTTGCCGTTTAGCATGGAGAAACTGAATAAGATGCTGAATGTAGAGCCGTTGGGATGGAATCGCCTAGGTGCTACGGATCTATTGGAGGCCGGTCATCAATTGGGCAAGGCAGAGTTGTTGTTCGAGAAGATAGAGGATAGCGTGATCGAGGCCCAAGTGCAGAAATTATTGGATACGAAGAAAGCGAATGAGGAAGCGAATTATAAGGCGAAACCGATCCGTGAGAATATTGAGTTCGATGATTTCATGAAACTGGATATCCGTGTGGGTACGGTTCTGGAATGTGTGAAGGTTCCGAAAGCGGATAAGCTGCTTCAGTTCCGTATCGACGATGGCCTGGAGAAACGCACGATCGTGTCGGGTATCGCCCAGCATTATAAACCCGAGGAATTGGTAGGCAAGCAAGTTTGCTTCATCGCTAACTTAGCTCCCCGTAAGCTGAAAGGTATTGTTTCCGAGGGTATGATTCTCTCCGCCGAGAATTTCGATGGAAAGCTGGCCGTTATCACTCCGGAGAAAGAGGTGAAACCGGGTAGTGAGGTGAAATAA
- a CDS encoding DUF4493 domain-containing protein: MNKRILYILSVLCFLLLVSCTSEEELAPAEEQGEIWLSVVDTSKIEIVTRALSGFDVKDFNVSLSRGETVVFSSRKYGDIAGAPITCSAGSGYLLTAESCTESEAERTNSGWGQARLAGKTSFTVKPVEPTEVTLKCALANSSVNVEFSDFIKKNLSDYAITLYAADASSRSFTFNKNNYSYKTAYFNVGAVGRALQYTVSLTLPGEKEPHTYSNVLTLEPSHSYHLTVKLDDESKSKISIGIMVDGTLVEEKTFTEIINPYE, from the coding sequence ATGAATAAGCGAATCCTATATATATTATCCGTCCTGTGTTTCTTGTTGCTCGTCTCTTGCACGAGCGAGGAAGAGCTTGCGCCTGCTGAAGAGCAGGGCGAGATCTGGCTATCCGTAGTCGATACCTCGAAAATCGAGATTGTTACCCGTGCCTTGTCCGGCTTTGATGTAAAGGATTTCAACGTGAGCCTTTCCCGTGGCGAGACGGTGGTTTTCTCCTCCCGTAAATATGGCGATATCGCCGGTGCTCCAATCACTTGTAGCGCTGGCTCCGGCTATCTCCTTACGGCAGAGAGTTGCACGGAGAGTGAGGCAGAGCGTACCAATAGCGGTTGGGGGCAGGCTCGTTTGGCGGGGAAAACCTCGTTTACTGTCAAACCCGTGGAGCCAACGGAAGTAACGCTGAAATGTGCCTTGGCAAACTCCTCGGTAAATGTCGAGTTCAGCGATTTTATCAAGAAAAACCTCTCGGATTACGCTATCACCCTGTACGCCGCCGACGCGTCGAGCCGTAGCTTTACCTTCAACAAGAACAACTATAGCTACAAGACCGCCTATTTCAACGTAGGTGCGGTGGGGAGGGCCTTACAATATACCGTCAGTCTCACCTTACCCGGCGAGAAGGAACCTCATACCTATTCGAACGTTTTGACCTTGGAGCCTTCGCATAGCTATCATCTTACGGTGAAACTGGATGATGAATCCAAGTCAAAAATCTCGATCGGAATTATGGTGGATGGTACGCTAGTCGAGGAAAAGACTTTCACGGAGATTATCAATCCTTATGAATAA
- a CDS encoding DUF4493 domain-containing protein has product MRKMIRQIMTLATLCWMVAGCADEVLNRDGGKGEGRLLLTGIEVESAVGDVQTKASLAEEDLPEITDFTIEVVSASNGLTVKILQPGTTHCTLSVGSYLLKASYGDPTALSYTPAFYGETSVTIAPNTDTEAEIKASLLQAVFHPRMLDELIAQFRSYELTLGVAGEKPARLENDKDFFLPAGDVTYELKLIGTNQIGGGVSHTWQYKNLVAKTRYIVVCDPDLPAFTIPDQKENDVWSKFIYITPMTADNMTTHKEMTDKVLANIVYEASADGQTWIPSESTVDDRLVIKGLEPSTRYTLRSRFGAVYSSNTKTVTTEDAAPVPNGDFEELKETINGTINQGGRWSIVTAVFLKWFQTTLSMKISEPANWASVNQKTYNTASSNQNSWYMIPSTFNTSLNWLSHQPEAKAVGIGQNPYDSTADIYKELSAQNGDNAMVIRNVAWDHSGASIADKKQTGNTSYSNYYCSNVPSVSNRSAGKLFLGSYSYNNGSEVYNEGVAFLSRPVSLKGFYKYVNDSQDTAEKGSVTVQVLNGTTVIASGNIELVVASEYTEFSLPLVYSRYDLKATDLHIMISSSNHTNEGDIKTTNYVNKEECCSRGAMLTIDNLIFSYEL; this is encoded by the coding sequence ATGAGAAAGATGATACGACAGATAATGACCTTGGCCACCCTTTGCTGGATGGTGGCGGGTTGCGCCGATGAGGTTCTTAACCGTGATGGAGGCAAGGGCGAAGGACGCTTGCTCCTCACCGGGATCGAGGTGGAGTCTGCTGTCGGCGACGTACAGACGAAGGCTTCGCTGGCGGAAGAGGATCTTCCTGAAATTACAGATTTTACGATTGAAGTAGTGAGTGCATCGAATGGTTTGACAGTAAAGATTTTACAGCCCGGAACTACTCATTGTACTCTTTCTGTGGGAAGTTACTTGTTGAAAGCCAGTTATGGTGATCCAACAGCATTGTCTTATACACCGGCTTTTTATGGAGAGACTTCGGTTACCATCGCTCCAAACACTGATACGGAAGCTGAAATTAAAGCTTCTCTTCTACAAGCTGTTTTCCATCCCCGTATGTTGGATGAGTTGATCGCTCAGTTTAGAAGTTATGAATTGACTCTCGGAGTGGCGGGGGAAAAACCGGCCCGATTAGAAAATGATAAGGATTTCTTTTTACCTGCTGGGGATGTTACTTACGAGTTGAAACTTATCGGTACCAATCAAATAGGAGGAGGCGTATCTCATACTTGGCAATATAAGAATCTCGTAGCGAAGACCCGGTATATAGTTGTATGTGATCCTGATCTTCCTGCCTTCACTATTCCAGATCAGAAGGAAAACGATGTCTGGAGTAAATTTATTTATATAACCCCTATGACTGCGGATAACATGACTACCCATAAGGAGATGACAGATAAGGTACTCGCCAATATCGTTTACGAGGCTTCCGCTGATGGACAGACTTGGATCCCCTCCGAATCTACTGTTGATGATCGATTGGTGATAAAGGGTCTTGAACCTTCCACACGATATACGCTTCGCTCTCGTTTTGGAGCGGTATATAGCAGTAATACCAAGACGGTAACTACAGAGGATGCAGCTCCTGTTCCTAATGGGGATTTTGAGGAGTTGAAGGAGACGATTAACGGAACTATAAATCAAGGGGGAAGATGGTCTATAGTGACTGCTGTGTTTTTGAAGTGGTTTCAAACAACACTCTCTATGAAGATTTCTGAACCTGCTAATTGGGCTAGTGTTAACCAAAAAACATATAATACTGCTTCTTCTAATCAAAATTCATGGTATATGATTCCATCTACGTTTAATACATCTTTAAATTGGCTTTCACATCAACCTGAAGCTAAAGCTGTGGGTATTGGGCAGAATCCTTATGATTCGACGGCAGATATTTATAAGGAGCTGTCTGCACAAAACGGAGATAATGCGATGGTCATACGTAATGTTGCTTGGGATCATAGTGGTGCCTCTATCGCTGATAAGAAGCAGACAGGAAATACTTCTTATAGTAATTATTATTGTAGTAATGTCCCTTCAGTCAGCAATCGTTCTGCCGGAAAACTCTTTCTAGGCTCTTATAGTTATAATAATGGTTCGGAAGTTTACAATGAAGGTGTTGCTTTTCTCTCTCGCCCCGTTAGTCTTAAAGGTTTTTATAAATATGTGAATGATTCTCAGGATACTGCAGAGAAGGGTTCTGTAACCGTTCAAGTATTGAATGGTACTACGGTTATAGCTTCTGGTAATATTGAATTGGTTGTGGCGAGTGAATATACAGAATTCTCGCTTCCATTAGTTTATTCTCGTTACGATTTAAAAGCTACAGATCTTCATATTATGATTTCTTCTTCTAATCATACGAATGAGGGAGATATAAAGACTACTAATTATGTAAATAAGGAGGAATGTTGTTCTCGTGGTGCGATGTTGACAATTGATAACTTGATATTCTCTTATGAATTATAA
- a CDS encoding PCMD domain-containing protein, which produces MEGTISEIVTEGLRASEDGTVASGVDIDRSARTVTLYVNDSVDVSRLRLTRLILDPRDATIELDSARCDDKEKFPFHDFASLDSLSLSANTRLDLSTPLELNVRTYQDNPWTLTVRQIVDRTVDVDGMVDHLVDPVSRVAVIYVSADQDLSNIKIRTLNLGGAYGRVTPDPTTVRDFTYPQTFYAARAGEEVWQEWKVVIEQSEGGASTSSSVFPMVTKATLTGSVQSGKTPVVEYKEQTASAWSTAADVKTSGASFSATIGGLRGGTAYDYRISVDNAQTGSGSFTTAGEIALTNGGFEDWSQDGKQWNPWPSGGTSFWGTGNPGAAAFIGNLTTPTTESVSGKAALLESKDAVIKLGAGNIFTGDFALDGTNGVLQLGRPFTSFPTSLKFQYKYTSTTINRIGQDVGSLENLRGRPDSCQIYIALSDKPEPYEIRTKPSVRQVFDKNDRNIIAYGEFISGQSTTSYKQVEIPLEYRATNRTPKYIVIVAAASKYGDYFIGGEGSTLWIDEMELVYE; this is translated from the coding sequence GTGGAGGGAACGATCAGTGAGATCGTGACTGAGGGCCTGCGTGCCTCGGAAGACGGGACGGTAGCCTCCGGTGTGGATATAGATCGCTCGGCTCGCACCGTGACACTCTATGTGAACGACTCCGTGGATGTGTCACGGCTGAGACTGACGCGCCTCATCCTCGATCCGCGCGACGCGACGATCGAGCTGGACTCCGCACGATGCGACGATAAGGAGAAATTCCCTTTTCATGATTTTGCCTCGCTTGATAGCCTCTCGTTGTCGGCCAATACGCGGCTCGACCTCTCCACGCCGCTTGAGCTGAACGTCCGTACCTACCAAGATAATCCATGGACACTTACCGTACGCCAGATCGTGGATCGTACGGTAGACGTAGACGGCATGGTGGATCATTTGGTAGATCCTGTCAGCCGTGTCGCCGTGATCTACGTGAGTGCGGATCAGGATCTTTCCAACATCAAAATTCGTACGCTTAACCTTGGTGGGGCCTATGGACGTGTCACGCCCGATCCTACTACCGTGCGCGACTTTACCTATCCGCAGACTTTTTATGCGGCTCGTGCCGGCGAGGAGGTATGGCAGGAATGGAAAGTGGTGATAGAGCAAAGCGAGGGCGGTGCCTCTACCTCGTCGAGCGTCTTCCCCATGGTGACGAAAGCCACGCTTACCGGCTCTGTGCAAAGCGGCAAGACCCCGGTGGTGGAATATAAGGAACAGACGGCTTCTGCGTGGAGCACGGCGGCAGACGTGAAGACCTCGGGTGCCTCTTTCAGCGCTACGATCGGCGGGCTGCGGGGCGGTACAGCCTATGATTATCGCATCAGCGTAGACAATGCGCAAACGGGCAGCGGCTCGTTTACCACTGCCGGTGAGATCGCTTTGACAAATGGCGGTTTCGAGGATTGGTCGCAAGACGGCAAGCAATGGAATCCGTGGCCTTCGGGTGGAACCTCCTTCTGGGGAACCGGCAACCCGGGTGCGGCGGCTTTCATCGGTAATCTGACGACGCCTACGACCGAGAGCGTGTCAGGGAAAGCTGCCTTGCTGGAATCCAAGGACGCCGTGATCAAGCTGGGGGCCGGGAATATCTTCACGGGCGATTTCGCGTTGGACGGCACGAATGGCGTGCTGCAATTGGGCCGTCCGTTCACCTCATTCCCTACCTCCCTCAAGTTCCAATATAAATATACCTCTACCACGATCAATCGTATCGGGCAGGATGTGGGCAGTCTGGAAAACCTTCGGGGCCGTCCGGACTCTTGCCAGATATATATCGCCCTCTCGGATAAGCCGGAACCTTACGAGATCCGTACCAAGCCCTCTGTCCGGCAGGTCTTCGACAAGAACGACCGTAATATCATCGCCTATGGCGAGTTCATCAGCGGACAGTCTACCACGAGCTATAAGCAGGTTGAGATACCCTTGGAATATCGTGCGACGAATCGTACGCCCAAATATATCGTCATCGTGGCGGCGGCTAGCAAGTACGGTGATTACTTCATCGGGGGGGAAGGCAGTACCCTTTGGATAGACGAGATGGAATTGGTTTATGAATAA
- a CDS encoding DUF6261 family protein — MGTFTLIPPMSLGNLNKAEKLSLLKRYMKLMPSGSDSESPDEISLLADSGVPALNISAGQVMRMNGIIDELTELTMQASSSEETPEMQQVEADRDTAGNYIVRRVLDYAKLPLAAERTAAQRMEPALRGYRDFANLPTAQETEVINGLLIDLAKPEFADSVVTLQLAPYIAELRRLNDRYAELAALRDKSRSVRTENVTSKELSSEAQDLLDDMCALANASSLLQPSEEARVFVRDATHLFAQVRTAYKQRSKGTPSGPAEPGTLEPGGGGDSESPDEI, encoded by the coding sequence ATGGGTACATTCACATTGATTCCTCCGATGTCGTTAGGTAACTTGAACAAGGCCGAGAAGCTAAGTCTGTTGAAACGCTATATGAAACTGATGCCGAGCGGCTCCGATTCCGAATCGCCGGACGAGATCTCGTTGCTAGCCGATAGCGGAGTGCCCGCGCTTAACATTTCCGCCGGACAGGTGATGCGTATGAACGGCATTATCGATGAGCTGACCGAACTGACGATGCAAGCCTCCTCCTCGGAGGAAACCCCGGAAATGCAGCAAGTGGAGGCCGATCGGGATACGGCGGGTAACTACATAGTCCGCCGCGTGCTCGATTACGCCAAGTTGCCCCTTGCCGCCGAGCGTACCGCCGCCCAACGGATGGAACCCGCCTTGCGCGGTTACCGCGACTTCGCCAACCTGCCCACAGCGCAGGAGACGGAGGTGATCAATGGCCTGCTTATCGACCTAGCGAAGCCCGAGTTCGCCGACTCGGTAGTCACTCTGCAACTGGCACCTTACATCGCCGAGCTACGACGGCTCAACGATCGCTATGCCGAGCTGGCCGCCCTACGCGACAAATCGAGATCGGTACGCACAGAGAATGTGACCTCCAAGGAGCTGTCCTCCGAGGCGCAAGACCTGCTGGACGATATGTGCGCACTGGCCAATGCCTCCAGCCTGTTGCAACCCTCGGAAGAGGCGCGCGTATTTGTTCGTGACGCGACTCATCTTTTCGCCCAGGTACGAACCGCCTACAAGCAACGTTCCAAGGGCACGCCCTCTGGACCCGCCGAACCCGGCACGCTGGAGCCCGGTGGGGGAGGGGATTCCGAATCTCCCGATGAAATATGA
- a CDS encoding DUF4493 domain-containing protein, with product MFFFACQRDELSTQENVGYLRVALEQSTEVNTKADATYKPKQMRVVIKNSAGMTKFETNDHTADLEGKELSLKQGEYTIEAVSYGWDGNAGADCAYYTGKTTVTIEKGKTATANLVCSLANVKVTVAFEQAFLDKLGNGSINVQVKSATTTVTPVDFAPKGTSVAYFPVSDLTVTYTVVSAAGKMSSNELPISEVSAKDHYILNFKNQAAGTGNVTVTVDPTMNQYTYDFTIDPNAKSGATLSANPWSQLAYLTATDITLDSGDLSSLKFQYRPKNTDTWMDVATTVNTAASSATATLTGLTSATAYEYQLTDGEISIAKVEFTTETEIALQNGNLDAWTGNPDSETVSPNSPSDSKFWDTSNTGANTITKKNPTRGVTSPVHTEGGMAAQLESKKVISFFAAASLYTGSFGKVSIPNAIVNFGQPFTSRPVALKGFYQYKPVVIDIVGGNAPEGVKAGDMDQCAIYIALAKKAYTINNGDLSSFINFKDDPNIIAYGELPSGAATEGDGYVEFNIPLKYKNLTDQPTHIIVVCSSSKYGDYMTGGVGSTLYVDDLSLIYDGTPTIWE from the coding sequence GTGTTCTTTTTTGCTTGCCAAAGGGACGAATTAAGTACGCAAGAAAATGTAGGCTACTTACGTGTAGCCTTAGAACAGAGTACGGAGGTGAACACGAAGGCCGATGCGACGTATAAGCCCAAGCAGATGCGTGTGGTGATCAAGAACTCGGCTGGTATGACGAAGTTTGAGACGAATGACCATACGGCGGACTTGGAGGGTAAAGAACTCTCGTTGAAGCAAGGTGAATATACCATCGAGGCCGTTTCTTACGGATGGGACGGCAACGCCGGGGCGGATTGCGCCTATTACACAGGCAAGACCACGGTGACGATAGAGAAAGGCAAGACAGCGACAGCCAATTTGGTTTGTTCCTTGGCGAACGTGAAGGTGACGGTGGCTTTCGAGCAGGCTTTTTTGGATAAGTTGGGCAATGGTTCCATCAATGTGCAGGTAAAGAGCGCTACCACTACGGTCACTCCGGTGGATTTCGCCCCGAAAGGTACGAGTGTGGCCTATTTTCCGGTTTCCGACCTAACGGTGACTTATACGGTTGTTTCCGCTGCCGGAAAAATGAGCTCTAATGAGCTGCCAATCTCGGAGGTAAGCGCAAAAGACCACTATATCTTGAACTTTAAGAATCAGGCTGCCGGCACGGGAAATGTAACCGTAACGGTAGATCCTACGATGAACCAATACACGTACGACTTCACGATCGATCCGAATGCGAAGAGCGGTGCTACCTTGTCTGCGAACCCGTGGAGCCAGCTCGCTTATCTGACGGCTACTGACATCACGCTTGATTCCGGCGATCTTTCATCCTTGAAGTTCCAGTATCGTCCAAAGAATACGGATACTTGGATGGATGTGGCGACCACGGTCAATACGGCGGCCTCTTCCGCTACGGCGACCTTGACGGGATTGACTTCCGCCACGGCTTACGAATATCAGCTGACAGACGGAGAGATCAGTATCGCCAAGGTAGAATTTACCACGGAGACGGAGATCGCTTTACAAAATGGAAATTTGGATGCTTGGACAGGAAATCCAGACTCAGAGACTGTATCTCCTAATAGTCCGTCGGATTCTAAATTTTGGGATACAAGTAATACTGGAGCCAATACAATAACTAAAAAGAATCCGACACGTGGGGTAACTTCGCCTGTGCATACCGAAGGTGGAATGGCGGCGCAACTAGAATCTAAGAAAGTTATATCGTTCTTTGCTGCCGCTAGTTTATATACTGGCTCGTTTGGCAAGGTTAGTATTCCTAATGCGATTGTGAATTTCGGTCAGCCATTTACCTCACGGCCTGTTGCGTTGAAAGGATTTTATCAATACAAGCCGGTTGTAATAGATATAGTAGGGGGAAATGCTCCGGAAGGTGTGAAAGCAGGGGATATGGATCAGTGCGCCATTTATATTGCCTTGGCGAAGAAAGCCTATACAATTAATAATGGTGATTTAAGTTCTTTCATTAATTTCAAGGATGACCCCAACATCATCGCCTACGGCGAGCTCCCTTCCGGGGCGGCTACGGAGGGCGATGGCTACGTGGAGTTCAACATCCCGTTGAAATATAAGAACCTGACGGATCAGCCCACCCATATCATCGTGGTTTGCTCATCCAGTAAATATGGCGATTATATGACCGGAGGCGTCGGCAGTACCTTGTATGTAGACGATCTTTCCCTCATTTATGACGGAACGCCTACTATCTGGGAATAA